Proteins encoded in a region of the Methanofollis tationis genome:
- a CDS encoding phosphoribosylanthranilate isomerase, translating to MRLKICGITSVRDALAAEAAGADAVGVVMFSDSPRSVTPAEAAAIFASLGPFTARVCVSATDDQADLAAMLALRPTAVQVYCDLDVPAWVRVIRGVGDARIPAGRFDALLLDGSRGSGMHCDLREAEALVRASPLPVILSGGLNPENIGAAVAAVRPYAVDVSSGVEDSPGIKNVDKMKACVMACRGVPL from the coding sequence ATGCGCCTGAAGATCTGCGGGATCACGAGTGTCCGTGACGCCCTCGCCGCCGAGGCGGCGGGTGCGGACGCCGTGGGCGTTGTCATGTTCTCGGACTCCCCCCGCTCGGTCACACCGGCGGAGGCGGCGGCGATCTTCGCCTCACTCGGGCCCTTCACCGCACGCGTCTGCGTCTCGGCCACCGACGACCAGGCCGATCTTGCGGCGATGCTCGCTCTCCGTCCGACCGCCGTGCAGGTCTATTGCGACCTCGACGTCCCGGCCTGGGTGCGGGTGATCAGGGGGGTCGGGGACGCCCGTATCCCGGCGGGCCGGTTCGATGCCCTCCTCCTCGACGGGAGCAGGGGTTCTGGCATGCACTGCGACCTCCGGGAGGCAGAGGCCCTGGTGCGGGCCTCGCCCCTCCCGGTCATTCTCTCCGGCGGGCTGAACCCGGAGAACATCGGTGCGGCGGTTGCGGCAGTCAGGCCGTACGCCGTCGATGTCTCGTCCGGTGTCGAGGACAGCCCCGGCATAAAAAACGTTGATAAAATGAAGGCGTGTGTCATGGCGTGCAGGGGGGTCCCCCTGTGA
- a CDS encoding anthranilate synthase component I family protein has translation MDDAFTITPSFEEFCVTAERQDGPVLVPLCCEHALPGISPPDLYSRLCKGRGFLLESMEGSERTARFSVIGIDPVLSLSLGEEDVIRGDEPYLRVARSPEGSTPLEKMRSALKRLSPTPVAVPRYACGFVGCFTYDLVHDLYPQVKRRQGRSAPAIRCMLVRDTIVFDHLEGRMFIVSHLIAGGGREPADAYQEGQERIRRIASAVAARDRSSAPPPLSIPGAVPVFSSSMTQAAFEAAVVRVKEEIAAGEIFQGVVSRRIDCDYPADPFAIYTALRAMNPGPYLYYLDFGGMQIAGASPEMLVRVEKGTVTTVPIAGTRPRGKTPDEDDRLGRELLADEKERAEHTMLVDLARNDLGRVCRYGSVRPVSFMDVERYSHVQHIVSVVEGRLDDRYDCFDAFASCFPAGTVSGAPKIRAMQIIEAVEPSPRGVYAGAVGYAGFDGSLECAIAIRTVVVENGTASVQVGAGIVADSVPEREWEETENKARAMLRAIEIGRQSP, from the coding sequence ATGGATGATGCCTTCACCATAACCCCCTCTTTTGAGGAGTTCTGCGTCACTGCAGAGCGCCAGGACGGCCCGGTTCTCGTCCCGCTCTGCTGCGAGCACGCCCTCCCTGGAATATCCCCACCCGATCTCTATTCGAGGCTCTGCAAAGGGCGGGGATTTCTTCTGGAGTCGATGGAAGGGAGCGAGCGGACCGCACGCTTCTCGGTGATCGGGATCGACCCGGTGCTCTCCCTCTCGCTCGGGGAGGAGGACGTGATCCGCGGGGACGAGCCCTATCTCCGGGTCGCCCGCTCGCCCGAAGGATCGACGCCTCTCGAGAAGATGCGTTCGGCCCTGAAGCGGCTTTCCCCGACGCCTGTCGCCGTCCCGCGCTACGCCTGCGGTTTTGTCGGCTGCTTCACCTACGACCTCGTCCACGACCTCTACCCGCAGGTGAAGCGCCGCCAGGGCAGGTCCGCCCCGGCGATCAGGTGCATGCTCGTACGGGACACCATCGTCTTCGACCACCTTGAGGGCAGGATGTTCATCGTCTCCCATCTGATCGCGGGCGGGGGCCGGGAACCGGCCGATGCGTACCAGGAGGGGCAGGAGCGGATCAGGAGGATCGCCTCGGCAGTCGCTGCCCGTGACCGTTCGTCCGCCCCGCCTCCTCTCTCCATCCCTGGCGCTGTTCCGGTCTTCTCGTCCTCGATGACGCAGGCGGCGTTCGAGGCTGCCGTCGTCAGGGTGAAAGAGGAGATCGCCGCCGGCGAGATCTTCCAGGGCGTCGTCTCGCGGCGGATCGACTGCGACTACCCGGCCGATCCGTTTGCGATCTACACCGCCCTGCGGGCGATGAACCCCGGGCCGTACCTGTACTACCTCGACTTCGGCGGGATGCAGATCGCCGGCGCAAGCCCGGAGATGCTCGTCCGGGTGGAGAAGGGGACGGTGACGACGGTGCCGATCGCCGGCACCCGGCCGCGGGGCAAAACACCCGATGAGGACGACCGACTGGGCCGAGAACTCCTCGCCGACGAGAAAGAGCGGGCCGAGCACACGATGCTCGTGGACCTGGCGAGAAACGATCTCGGCCGGGTCTGCAGGTACGGCTCGGTGCGGCCTGTCTCGTTCATGGACGTCGAGCGATACTCCCATGTCCAGCACATCGTCTCGGTCGTCGAGGGGAGGCTCGATGACCGCTACGACTGCTTCGACGCCTTCGCTTCCTGTTTTCCCGCAGGGACGGTCTCGGGCGCCCCGAAGATCCGGGCGATGCAGATCATCGAGGCGGTGGAACCCTCTCCGCGCGGCGTCTATGCCGGTGCGGTGGGGTATGCGGGCTTTGACGGGAGTCTCGAATGCGCCATTGCGATCAGGACGGTGGTCGTAGAGAATGGCACCGCCTCCGTGCAGGTCGGTGCCGGGATCGTCGCCGATTCCGTCCCCGAGAGAGAATGGGAAGAGACAGAAAACAAGGCCCGGGCCATGCTCAGGGCGATCGAGATCGGGAGGCAATCGCCATGA
- a CDS encoding anthranilate synthase component II, with protein MNVMIIDCYDSFTFNLFQQVGMLGGNPVVVKNDAPASVLREIESDRIILSPGPGTPEESGLCLEALRTVCRDIPTLGVCLGHQAICTAFGGRVVRADRLMHGKTSLIRHDGQGIFSGVENPFVATRYHSLIVDQASLPDALAVTATSLDDGYVMGVRHQDYPVEGIQFHPESILSREGDRIIGNFLFSQGVAR; from the coding sequence ATGAACGTCATGATCATCGACTGCTACGACAGTTTCACCTTCAACCTCTTCCAGCAGGTCGGAATGCTCGGAGGCAATCCGGTCGTCGTAAAGAACGACGCCCCGGCATCAGTGCTCCGCGAGATCGAATCCGATCGGATCATCCTCTCGCCCGGCCCGGGCACTCCTGAGGAGTCAGGGCTCTGTCTCGAAGCGCTCAGGACGGTCTGCCGGGATATCCCGACCCTCGGGGTCTGCCTCGGCCATCAGGCGATCTGCACCGCCTTCGGCGGCCGGGTCGTGCGGGCCGATCGGCTGATGCACGGCAAGACCTCACTGATCCGCCATGACGGTCAGGGGATCTTCAGCGGCGTCGAGAACCCGTTTGTGGCGACGCGCTATCATTCCCTGATCGTCGATCAGGCGAGCCTGCCCGACGCTCTCGCCGTGACGGCGACGAGCCTGGACGACGGCTACGTGATGGGGGTGCGCCACCAGGACTATCCCGTCGAGGGGATCCAGTTCCACCCGGAGAGCATCCTCTCCAGGGAGGGGGACCGGATCATCGGAAATTTCCTCTTCAGCCAGGGGGTCGCCCGATGA
- a CDS encoding indole-3-glycerol phosphate synthase TrpC — protein sequence MILDEIVARTRHRVAALRPVEEMDLLPRHRTHHSLSGAIRSAGEHNAIIAEVKYASPSRGAIRRFDPPETLAGDLIRGGCVALSVLTEPFYFGGSTENIERIRPVADVPILRKDFIVDERQIYETASLGADAVLLIAGVLGPELGAFIDLSSDLGLEPLVEVHNAAEARSALATGAGLIGINNRDLATMTIDLNTTVRLSPLFAGEERLLVSESGVVWPCDIRALREYCDAFLIGSSVMVSGDPARRLGRLVCA from the coding sequence ATGATCCTGGACGAGATCGTCGCCCGCACCCGCCACCGGGTCGCCGCCCTGCGGCCGGTGGAGGAGATGGATCTTCTTCCCCGGCACCGCACGCACCACAGCCTCTCCGGGGCGATCAGGTCGGCGGGCGAGCACAACGCCATCATCGCCGAGGTGAAATACGCCTCGCCCTCCCGCGGGGCGATCCGGCGGTTCGACCCGCCGGAGACTCTCGCCGGAGACCTGATCAGGGGGGGCTGCGTCGCCCTCTCGGTGCTGACCGAGCCCTTCTATTTCGGCGGGAGCACGGAGAACATCGAGCGTATCAGGCCGGTCGCGGATGTCCCGATCCTCAGGAAGGACTTCATCGTCGACGAGCGGCAGATATACGAAACGGCCTCACTCGGCGCCGACGCCGTCCTCCTGATCGCCGGGGTGCTCGGCCCGGAACTGGGGGCATTCATCGACCTCTCCTCTGACCTGGGGCTCGAACCCCTCGTCGAGGTCCACAACGCCGCCGAGGCGAGATCGGCGCTCGCCACCGGGGCCGGGCTGATCGGGATCAACAACCGCGATCTCGCCACGATGACGATCGACCTGAACACCACCGTCCGTCTCTCCCCCCTGTTTGCGGGCGAGGAACGGCTTTTGGTCTCGGAGAGCGGTGTCGTCTGGCCCTGCGATATCCGGGCGCTGAGGGAATACTGCGATGCCTTCCTGATCGGCTCCTCGGTGATGGTTTCGGGCGATCCGGCCCGGCGGCTCGGGAGGCTCGTATGCGCCTGA
- the trpD gene encoding anthranilate phosphoribosyltransferase, whose protein sequence is MIAEAITALVGHRDLTAEEAGAVMREILEGGATQAQIGSFLTAMRMKGETVPEIAGCVQAMRAASVAIAPRAASPLVDTCGTGGDRAGTFNISTAAAFVAAGAGVPVVKHGNRGVSSGCGSADVLAALGIDLALTPGRAQAVLEEIGIVFLYAPTYHPALRRAAGPRGEIGIRTIFNLLGPLANPAGAQAQLVGVYAPELVTTVAGVLRDLGVERAMAVHGGGLDEISTTGPTTVAELRDGTVLTYEVRCEDFGFCPASLHDLRGGDAAVNAAILREVLAGAHGPARDTVLLNAGAAIYLGGKSRTLIDGVSAAERSIDSGRAFGKLQSLVRASGGAL, encoded by the coding sequence ATGATCGCCGAAGCGATCACGGCGCTGGTCGGTCACCGCGATCTCACGGCCGAAGAGGCCGGTGCGGTGATGCGCGAGATCCTTGAGGGTGGTGCGACCCAGGCGCAGATCGGGAGTTTTCTCACGGCAATGCGGATGAAAGGCGAGACGGTGCCCGAGATCGCCGGATGCGTGCAGGCGATGCGGGCGGCTTCGGTCGCCATCGCCCCTCGGGCCGCCTCTCCCCTCGTCGACACCTGCGGCACCGGCGGCGACCGGGCCGGGACCTTCAACATCAGCACGGCAGCCGCTTTTGTCGCCGCCGGCGCCGGTGTCCCGGTCGTCAAGCACGGCAACCGGGGCGTATCGAGCGGGTGCGGCTCCGCCGACGTCCTTGCGGCGCTCGGCATCGACCTCGCTCTCACGCCGGGGCGGGCGCAGGCCGTCCTGGAGGAGATCGGGATCGTCTTCCTCTACGCCCCCACCTACCACCCGGCCCTCCGCCGGGCGGCCGGGCCCAGGGGCGAGATCGGGATCAGGACGATCTTCAACCTCCTCGGCCCGCTCGCAAATCCTGCCGGCGCACAGGCGCAGCTCGTCGGGGTGTACGCCCCGGAACTGGTGACGACGGTGGCAGGGGTGCTCAGAGATCTCGGCGTGGAGCGGGCGATGGCCGTCCACGGCGGCGGGCTCGACGAGATCAGCACCACGGGGCCGACGACCGTCGCCGAACTGCGGGACGGGACGGTCCTGACCTATGAAGTCCGGTGCGAGGACTTCGGGTTTTGCCCGGCCTCCCTGCACGACCTGCGGGGCGGGGACGCCGCCGTGAATGCGGCGATCCTCAGGGAGGTGCTGGCCGGGGCCCATGGCCCTGCCCGCGATACCGTTCTCCTCAATGCCGGAGCGGCGATATATCTCGGCGGAAAGAGCCGGACGCTGATCGACGGCGTCAGCGCTGCGGAACGCTCGATCGACTCGGGAAGGGCGTTCGGGAAACTCCAATCCCTGGTGCGGGCGAGCGGGGGCGCCCTATGA